The DNA window CTTAGCCATTGGCAATGTGGTCTTACCGACAGCTGTGGATACCACTCCAAGAGAACAGGTGTCCAGACTTTTTAGCTCGTTGGGCCAAAAATGTAATTAAGCGAGACGTTGCGAGCCAAAATGCATAAAATCAACTGAAAATAACGCGAAGGATAATGATGCTCATGATGACACTGAACGCAAGCAAGAAACAAGCAACTGTCAATCAGGACAAAAGCCAGACGGAGACAAACTCTTGGCCAGTGCTACTCTGACGTTGCATTCCTTACTACAAGAAAGTCTGAGGGAAAAAGATCAATCCTGCGAAGTCGACACAGCTGCTCTTCCTGTGAGATACAGCAGGATCACAGTCTTTTTTACACTGGACTCTGAAAACATTGATagcaccgccccccccccctcctccacccatATCATAATGCTACCAAATTCTGTATTTAAATATCACAGTAATAGTTCGACCGTTGATAAGATACACATCTTTGATTCtctggtaataaaaaaaaaaaacaggttttcaTAATGTAAATCATTTGTGAAGTTATGCTGAACAGAGTACTAGTGTCTAACACCACCTTGTTGTTGTCTGCTGTTAGCTAGTGATATGTGTGTAAACGTGTAGCTCTCTAAACCAAGCAAATGAAGCTactacatacagtacatagaGCCAGTGACCCCTACTGGAtcaggagagaaaacaacagttcTGTCCTCTCATCTACCACCAGCAATTCATGTTGTAATaactagaaaaaaaagcatattaatcaccaaataaaacaacactAGCCCATATGTTCCATTACTAACAAAGCAGAGTAGCTTTTTATAAGAGTCATTACTGACCTCTTGTCCATTTTGTTCAGATTAGGGTAGAGGTTTACGTTGGTGTTGCAGTTTATGAATTTATAGCATTTGCTATCAATCTCATAAGCTGTGTGCTTATCATTCAAGTCCATTTCCAACATATGCTgggtctctctgtttcccctgcAACAGGAAATGCAAAGTACTTCTAAGAAACCTATTCAACcttaaacaaagacagaaatgtgTGCTATGTTCCGAGTTATCACAGATTTTTGGACATAAATGCAAATGTCTGAGTAAGATGTAATCTTGACTTTGTAGCAATCCTATTTCATAGATCTGAGACGACTATTTATCTATATTTACTTGAGACGGTTATGGCATTTCCCTAAAACAATTAGGAGACAGCAGTGGGTTGACTGCATACTATATTACAAGCCTTTATTAAACCGTTTATCACTATGGatattattatttaaatcaaATCCTTTACTATCACCCAAGTGCATTCTTTCTATCGGTTTAGAACAGTTAGCACAGTGTACAGACGAGTGCAGCTGTTGGTGTTTTTAAAGAGGAAACTGTCAATGTAATAGGAAATTTACTCTCTCATGCACATCCCCCGtctcacagaaaatgaaattactTACTCAAGTTGCTTTTTCACTTTGTCTCTAACTCTCTCCAAGTGTTCCTGGCAGGATTTTATGACAGCTACTTCCTGTTCGGATATGATCGCACATTCATAAGTTGGAAATATTTTGTTAACTATGTACCGTTTTTAAACAGCGTTGTTTTGCTTGCATGGCAGGCCGCTTGACCCTGTTTATTGGTCAATACTATACCTGCAGTAACTCTTTCTCTACGTCATCATCGACCTGGTCGGAGCCCATCCGTTTCTGCCGTTGATACAGGCATTCCCAAGTCACCTGTAAATTCACAGGTTATGAAGCTGGGGCCTCTAATGGATTTTGCTGTCTTTAGAATGATTAATAAAAGGTGTGTAAGTATCCTTTACTGACCTGTGAAGGACCTTCCGTCTCTACTATAGCTTTGTCGAGTCGGAACTTCATCTGCCTCAGCGTCTCGGTCGCCTTCATCAGTTGCTCGAtctcatgttttatttcattgctCCAAAATGCAATGTCTACAATTCTCTCACCCACCCACCTacttgtttcagtttgtgttttcatgGTCAGTTGGTCCTTGCACTGAATCAGTCTGGTCGTATCCATCCGAAAATTCTCCGCGTTACGGCGACTACTCTCCGATCGCGTGTAATTGGCGGAATTTGATCTGTACCAATCATCCGGCGATACCGGGGGCTTCATTATTGTTGCCGTGTTTAGAAAAGGCATTTTTGTGGTCTCTGGATTCCTGCGCCGACCTGAAACGCATCTGCCGCTTGAATTTGTTTTCAATTTGAAATCAAAATTCACTTTCGTCGGTGGTGCAGAGTAACATTTGTAACTATCCTTCATCGTGCTGCGATTTGGCAACATTTTTGTTGCCCCCGCGTAAGGCCTAACAAGAGCGCGGGATATAGTTGATCCAAGGCTGTCCATAACTGCAGAGTTTATAAACGACAGACCGTTTCTGCCGCTTTCAGCGAACCCTTGGTGTGgtttattttcctctctgcagCATCTGACTCTTGAATGCCGGTAAAAACCAAATTACTTCAGTCGAAACTGTCCTTTCCTGATAGTTTTATTTATCTAAGTGTTGCACTATGACGTATAAACTCGAGAATTCGCATAATCGTTTTGCGACGTTCCATTAGGTTGGTGGTGGAATGGTGAGTTTAAGAAACAATTCAAGAcgggaggagaagaaaaactcTTCTGCATGTCTCTCTCAATGAAAGATTAGTCTTTATGGTTACACAAGATGTCGGCCTACGGTTTGCAGATTTATAACGTTAGCCTATGTGACTGCACATCTAAAATACATGTGGATTtgatttacttttaaaatgaaagtaaattaaGGCCCGTGTTAAAAAGTGCTCTACTTGTAGGATTTTGCAGATCTGCGAGGTCGCGCAGGATTTTGCTCATCTTGAGTAATCATAGCTCCGAGCATAACTACTGCTCTTATGATCCCCAATAGGACCAAACACATGGAGAGACCCCTCGGCTCTTTGTTTCGCTGTTCCAATTTCTGAACTGAAACCAACCACTTTCCCCTAGACCCAGAATCATATTTGAAGTAGCCGACAAGTGTGATAAGCGGAGCTGTAGGAGTTTACAGACACAAGTCAGTATGACTGAGTCAAAAAGTGATATTCAGTTGTTCAAGGAGGGCCTAATATAAATCACGTATAAAACACACTATCGGTCACACAGTGCCGTGTTAGAAAACACCATTACACTGCTTGGAAGTTTTAGTTTCGGAATTAAAAACATATACCGTTATCATATTGTCACTCATTGCTGCTATTAAGTATTACAGTTAAGTGGTTTACATTGGTTAAAAATCATCCCTTATTGAGAAGATAACAGTCCGGAAGGTGAAAAGCGGGGGGTGTAATAATAATtgggaaataaaacagaaaaacattacataatatctatttgtctttttaaaacactgatttatttacttactgcCTTGCTCACCTATGTGCACTCACTGGAACTCCGAGTCCCCAGAGTATCGAAGGTATGGgaattattcatattttgttgtattttctgaatcgttaatgtattttttttgtttgtttgttttttgtttttgtgtattttactgATTGATTATTTTCGGTTTGTAGTACTTTCAgttccatttttctttgttgGTGGCCACTGATCTCTTGGTTTATTAATTATATGGCGTTCCTCATCATTGTTTGTACATTTAGATATTCTGAACATTCAAACTTGCATTATTTGTTTGTGcgagtattatttatttatttacgtatttatttatttattgtttttttatttatttattttatcaaacCTGTGGAACCATATCAACGCTGTCTTAAGCAGGGGACTGTAAATAACGGCGGACCAAAAAAATGGCGGACGTTCCTAGCGATGCACCTGAACGTGAGTGACTACTAATCATTGTTGTCAGCTGTGGTGTTGTACAGTATAATTGTTATCATTAATACAGGTGTCACCAGGATTCAGCTCATAGAACGACACTATCATTCAGCGATAACACGAGTCTTGAGAACCGGTAAACAGTTTCAGTGCAATAATGCTAAGAGGCTTACCGGTACAAAACTTGCTGTAAGACTGAGGATACGCATGTAACAATCTTGTTCACTCGTCAACCCCTTCCAATAAATATTAAAGTGTGACAGCCGCAAGTTCGAGTTTGGCTCATAAATGAATTTTTAGGTTTTTGTGACATTTATGAACTTATTTTATACAACATTAAGTAAATAAAGACGAATATGATACTAGAATAGGTTGCTAATTACATAAAGCTAAACAATactactattttttttattgtattttactCCGTAATGAACTTAGGAAACCACAAATACATAATAGTCATAATTTAAAATTTCTTAGACAAGGATCAGTAGTGATGTGTAGCTTTCAAGCCTGAGTGCTGAGCGTGGAGTTTTCTGGTTGAAAGTGACGCTAGCAAAATTGTATACGGGTTTGTTATATGTTGTTACGCGTTAGTCAGGTGGTACCTTTTGTAACAGATTTTATTAATACGTATTTTTGAAGATTGCCCTGGTACCACCAGTGAGCAGGCCGGGAAGTCATCGGCGTGTCAAGGATGTCCCAATCAGACAATCTGTGCGTCCGGAGCAGCCAAAATGCCAGATCCCGGTATGTGATCGGTTTATTCATCTGTTTAGGTCAAGGGTTTCGATTTTAGAATAAGCTCATTCATGTGAGGTTGATCAAAGTCGTTTCTTTTGGTAACCCTCCTCTAGTCATCTAAACGAATCTCAGAGGTTGACTGACTGTAGACGTGAGTGAAAAAGTCTGTAGAATAACAACACTTTTTAGTAACAATGTATTGTGTCTACAGAAGCCAAAACAATGTGTGTCATGTGCTGATCAGTCATTCATGATGATGAccatttcagtaaaagtaaaaattcAGTCCCCGTCCCATAGACCGTTGCCCTTGTTTCAGTATGTAATGTTTGCATTGTgtcttttgctgtgtttgttttttcctgctacTCCAATGCCACTGACTTCTCTGCTTTGGCTGCTGTAGCCATAGAAGAAATCAAGCAGAAAATGGCCACTGTAAAGCACAAGGTTCTGGTTCTTTCCGGTAAAGGAGGCGTGGGGAAGAGTACCTTTAGCGCACACCTGGCTCACGCTCTGGCCAGCGATGAATCCAAAGAGGTActgtcatgctctctctctctcttcagccttTCACTGCGTACAcagcacagaggaacagagtggTGAAGAAGCTGGCGTAATAACTGGGGCTTGTGGGTTCCAATGCCCAAGCATGACGGCTTGCTGAGCAATGCATGTAACCACAGGCTTCCTCCAGAGATGTGTAATAACCAGGTTGGTCTGGTTAAGAGGTTAAGACTGtcatatatctatatctacagtatatctgtatctatatatcTACAAGTACAGACCGTAGGCCATCTGCTGCCATGCTCAGTTTGTCAGCCACTCTCTACCCTGTTCATCATGCTTGCCAGTCTCTGACCACAGGACTGCTGCTGGCCAGATATCCTTTGGATGGTGGACTGTTCTCAATGcggcagtgacactgacatggtacTGGTATGGAGGGAGGTTTCATGCCAGTACGAGTGTATCACGCTCTGCTGGGTTGAGTGGTCGccacccaaaaatatccagccaaCAGCAGTCCTGTGATTACACACTGACCACTCATTAAGGACTAGtgcagtgattctcagctccagACCTgcgggcccactgtcctgcatgtctttgtttgaactcttcattatcacagttaactgaaCTAATCacgggcttgatgattaattgatcagtagcatcaggtgtgtcagtcctgagttaaaagtTGAGAGCTGGAGttgagttgagaatcactggacTAGAGGCTGGCTAACTAGCCAGGTGTAACTACATGGCAGGTGTTTCTAAGACCGTGGCCACTgagtgcatatgtatatgtacactcACCAGTCAATCTATTAGAAATCATATGCATgtataatatatgtatgtataaatttATATGCATCTAATAAGATGTTATATAAACTCATAGTAAAAGTAAGTGTAATCAAAGTGTAAAAAAGTAtttatattatacacacacataaactcataGTAAAAGTGGGCATGTGCTGAAGTGCATTATTCTTTGTTTACGAAGAGGAGTGACTCCAACGTTTCAGTGATTTGATTATAATGTAATTATAATCAAATGTCATGGTTAGTGTAATGTTACTGTAAAATTAGCTGCGGTCACATCGAGGTTAACTAGATATCTAGCCCAAACATAGACCTTACTCAACCTAGGATCCGTCATGAGAtctggggtttttcttttcttttttttttcttttttcggtcACAAAAACCACATTCATTTTGTGCATTACTGTAATAGGGtgactgtccctctctcacactggcTGTGAGAAGCTGTGGTCCTGGGATCACTGGTCAGTCCTCAGTTATCAGCAGTGTCTGATAAAGTCTTGGGCCCAGCCAGAGACACAAGACTGATGTGTATGGTATGGACCCCTTACACAGCTAATCCTGTGGTCAGTATGTGATCATCACAGTGAGGGCAAGTGTGTCATTTTGCAGGGCAATTACAGGAAACTGGAGTTAGTACGGGAATTTCTTGATGTTCCTGCCGGTTGTTGAATCAATAACACTGATGTGAATGAGGgtgtgcagtgtttgtgtgctgtaaaAAGTCGGGACCGTGTCCAGCTTGGCAATTTGTCGCCTGTTGAACTTTGGACAGAAgatttttcagtctctctgcacTGCCAGGAAAACTAATGTCTTCATCGCTTACAGTGGTGTTGTATTACACTGGCACATGTCTAAATGCATCTCCCGTGGTGGGAGAGGAAAGTCTTTCTGATGGTCTTTAGGAGTGAGTTTTGGTTGGCAATTAATGGTAATAAGTGGTAATTAGAGCAGTCACTGTTATGCAGACTGGTAACCTATTATGGCTTAAGTCTTTTTGCCCACACCTAGAAACATTTGAATGGGGAAAACAAATTGGTTTAGTGAAGGGAAGTTGTCAacatagaaaaaacaaaaaaaaaccagtgtaAGTTATACATCATAGCCTGTGTTGTTGAATCACTGTGTTAAATCACAGTGTTATCATATGCTGGCAATGACAGTTACGTTGTCATGCTGGTAGGGCGTTCTTAGCTTGTCACCCTCTGCTATAACAGTGTCTTTGTGTTgaagatgatgaaaatgtttgGACTAAGGGTAGGGCTGCCGCGATTAGTCAACCTAATCGATGGCGCTGACAAGGAAAATGCATCGACATCAATGTTTTAAACTGACacatcctttttttatttttatgagtttacctttttgatttctaaaagTCTTCAGTTCAgtataacaaatgttttct is part of the Chanos chanos chromosome 13, fChaCha1.1, whole genome shotgun sequence genome and encodes:
- the LOC115826087 gene encoding tektin-3-like; translation: MKPPVSPDDWYRSNSANYTRSESSRRNAENFRMDTTRLIQCKDQLTMKTQTETSRWVGERIVDIAFWSNEIKHEIEQLMKATETLRQMKFRLDKAIVETEGPSQVTWECLYQRQKRMGSDQVDDDVEKELLQEVAVIKSCQEHLERVRDKVKKQLEGNRETQHMLEMDLNDKHTAYEIDSKCYKFINCNTNVNLYPNLNKMDKSVSVPKTWARFSEDNILRSQAERMLSLKVREEVERLLEKTAADMWNQFNQVNVAFTHRITEIAEAKRRLETHLAMTLQEMFQTEKTITDLEQAISDKRLPLKVAQNRLEERTRRPNMELCRDPAHTRLLKEVDYIQDTVQTLRQRLSEAHNTLQQLADTKSILEHELFVKANSLFIDQERCMALRKTFPSNPRLVGYT